From a single Mycolicibacterium mengxianglii genomic region:
- a CDS encoding flavin-containing monooxygenase, translating into MPSEQLDVVIVGAGFAGIGAAIQLKRLGFRDFVLLDREDDLGGTWYVNHYPGLAVDVPTTTYSYFFEPNPNWSRLFSTGTEIKKYADDVADKYDVRRHIRFNTTVESARWDEDASLWRVALAGGDTLSARYLITATGFLSQPRLPDIKGIADFAGKIVHTTEWDDNYNPAGERVAVIGTGATAVQLIPELAKSAADLTVYQRTPIWVAPKLDFHFSDRAKRLFSRLPWTQRAIRAITDTIYELMINVGVVHYNVPLFRRLNISAMDLCKINQFLQIRDKELRRRLTPDYDIGCKRPTFSNSYFRTFTKPHVHLQSDGIDHIATDGIVNSDGTKTVIDTLVLATGFDLWEANFPAIEVVGRQGRNLGKWWRETRFQAYQGVSMPYFPNYLSLASPYAFLGLNFFNTMEYQMRLMDRLFGEVKRRGASTFEVTEEANTAYLDRMTELLGDSLWTLGNCASSRSYYFNPKGEPSLLRPMSTQDAIEEASEFPLSDYRIA; encoded by the coding sequence ATGCCTTCGGAGCAATTGGACGTCGTCATCGTCGGCGCCGGATTCGCCGGTATCGGCGCCGCGATCCAGCTCAAACGACTCGGATTCCGCGATTTCGTCCTGCTGGACCGCGAAGACGACCTGGGCGGGACGTGGTACGTCAACCACTACCCCGGCCTTGCCGTCGACGTCCCCACCACCACGTACTCCTACTTCTTCGAACCCAACCCGAACTGGTCGCGGCTGTTCTCCACCGGGACCGAGATCAAGAAGTACGCCGACGACGTGGCCGACAAATACGACGTGCGGCGACACATCCGGTTCAACACCACGGTAGAGAGCGCCCGCTGGGACGAGGACGCCTCGTTGTGGCGCGTCGCCCTGGCCGGCGGTGACACCTTGTCGGCCCGCTACCTCATCACCGCGACCGGATTCTTGTCCCAACCAAGGCTCCCCGACATCAAAGGCATCGCAGACTTCGCCGGCAAGATCGTCCACACCACCGAATGGGACGACAACTACAACCCCGCCGGCGAACGGGTCGCGGTCATCGGCACCGGCGCCACCGCCGTGCAGTTGATCCCCGAACTGGCCAAGTCCGCGGCCGACCTGACGGTGTACCAGCGCACCCCGATCTGGGTGGCACCCAAACTCGACTTCCACTTCTCCGACCGCGCCAAGCGGCTGTTCTCCCGCTTGCCGTGGACGCAGCGGGCGATCCGGGCCATCACCGACACCATCTACGAGCTGATGATCAACGTCGGCGTGGTGCACTACAACGTCCCACTGTTCCGCCGGCTCAACATCTCCGCGATGGACCTCTGCAAGATCAACCAGTTCCTGCAGATCCGCGACAAAGAACTGCGCCGCAGACTCACCCCCGACTACGACATCGGCTGCAAGCGGCCGACATTCTCCAACAGCTACTTCCGCACGTTCACCAAGCCCCACGTGCACCTGCAGAGTGACGGCATCGATCACATCGCAACCGATGGGATCGTCAACTCCGACGGCACCAAGACCGTCATCGACACCCTGGTGCTGGCCACCGGTTTCGACCTGTGGGAAGCCAACTTCCCAGCCATCGAGGTCGTCGGTCGGCAGGGCCGCAATCTCGGAAAGTGGTGGCGCGAAACCAGGTTCCAGGCCTATCAGGGCGTGTCGATGCCGTACTTCCCGAATTACCTCAGCCTGGCCAGCCCCTACGCATTCCTCGGATTGAACTTCTTCAACACGATGGAATATCAGATGCGGTTGATGGACCGGCTGTTCGGCGAAGTCAAGCGCCGAGGTGCGAGCACCTTCGAAGTCACCGAAGAGGCCAATACCGCCTATCTGGACCGGATGACCGAGCTGCTCGGCGACTCACTGTGGACCCTGGGTAACTGCGCCTCGTCGCGGTCCTATTATTTCAACCCGAAGGGCGAACCGAGCCTGCTGCGACCGATGTCCACGCAGGACGCCATCGAGGAAGCCTCGGAATTCCCTTTGTCGGACTACCGGATCGCCTGA
- a CDS encoding alpha/beta hydrolase family protein, with translation MTLDDIAGVAHEPDGTANGAVMLTHGAGGSRDAPLLIRLCDEWARRGWLAIRYNLPYRRRRPKGPPSGSAATDQAGIVEAIEFAHTLTDGPVLAGGHSYGGRMTSMVAAAGSVELAVLTLFSYPLHPPGKPERARTEHLPDIAVPTVFTHGTADPFGSIDELRAAASLVGGPAEIVEITGARHDLGSKTLDVPTLAVDAALRVMHSP, from the coding sequence GTGACCCTCGACGATATTGCCGGCGTCGCCCACGAACCGGACGGCACCGCTAACGGCGCGGTGATGCTCACCCACGGCGCCGGCGGCAGCCGGGATGCGCCGCTGCTGATTCGCCTGTGCGACGAGTGGGCCCGTCGGGGCTGGTTGGCGATCCGCTACAACCTGCCGTACCGGCGTCGCCGACCGAAGGGCCCGCCGTCGGGATCAGCGGCCACCGATCAGGCGGGCATCGTCGAGGCCATCGAGTTCGCGCACACGCTGACCGACGGCCCGGTGCTGGCCGGTGGTCACTCCTACGGCGGGCGGATGACATCCATGGTGGCGGCCGCAGGGTCCGTCGAGCTGGCGGTGTTGACTCTGTTCTCTTATCCGCTGCATCCACCCGGCAAGCCCGAACGTGCGCGGACCGAGCATCTGCCGGACATCGCGGTGCCTACGGTGTTCACCCACGGCACCGCCGACCCGTTCGGCTCGATCGATGAGCTGAGGGCCGCGGCGAGCCTGGTGGGTGGTCCCGCCGAGATCGTCGAGATCACCGGCGCCCGCCACGACCTGGGCTCCAAGACGCTGGATGTCCCGACGCTCGCCGTCGATGCGGCGCTTCGGGTCATGCATTCACCCTGA
- a CDS encoding APC family permease — protein MSTPLSRRLGLTDAVTIGLGSMVGAGVFAAFAPAAAAAGPGLLLGLAVAALVAYCNASSSARLAALYPQSGGTYVYGRERLGPFWGYLAGWAFVVGKTASCAAMAMTVGIYVWPQQAHAVAVSAVAALTVLSCLGVQRSALLTRVIVAVVLAVLTAVVVGIAASGSARPLWAQSGDTATVLGVLQAGGLLFFAFAGYARIATLGEEVRDPARTIPRAIRLALAVTLVVYAAVAVAVMSVLGSAGLAVAHAPIADAVAAAGLHWLVPAVRAGAALAALGALLALILGVSRTTLAMARDQHLPPVLATVHQPSGVPRYAEIAVGTVVAVLAATVDLRGAIGFSSFGVLVYYAIANCAALTLGRRMIPVVGLAGCLLLALTLPRAAVLAGAVVLAAGALIYLVRSRTRRDRRFGAR, from the coding sequence GTGAGCACACCGCTGTCGCGACGGTTGGGTCTCACCGACGCCGTCACCATCGGCCTCGGGTCGATGGTCGGTGCCGGCGTTTTCGCCGCGTTCGCCCCGGCGGCAGCGGCCGCAGGACCGGGGTTGTTGCTCGGACTCGCCGTGGCAGCGCTGGTGGCGTACTGCAATGCCAGCTCCTCTGCCCGACTCGCGGCGTTGTACCCGCAGTCCGGCGGCACGTATGTCTATGGGCGCGAACGCCTCGGACCCTTCTGGGGGTATCTCGCCGGGTGGGCGTTCGTAGTCGGCAAGACGGCATCGTGCGCGGCCATGGCCATGACCGTCGGGATCTACGTGTGGCCGCAGCAGGCGCACGCGGTCGCCGTCAGCGCCGTGGCCGCACTGACGGTGCTGAGTTGTCTGGGGGTCCAGCGTTCAGCACTCCTGACCCGGGTGATCGTGGCTGTGGTGCTGGCGGTGCTGACCGCGGTGGTCGTCGGCATCGCGGCGAGCGGGTCAGCCCGCCCGCTGTGGGCCCAAAGCGGTGATACTGCAACGGTCCTCGGAGTGCTTCAGGCAGGCGGCCTGCTGTTCTTCGCGTTCGCCGGCTATGCCCGCATCGCCACCCTCGGCGAAGAGGTGCGCGATCCGGCCCGCACCATTCCGCGGGCGATCCGGTTGGCACTGGCCGTCACCCTGGTGGTGTACGCCGCGGTCGCCGTGGCCGTGATGTCTGTCCTGGGCAGCGCCGGCCTTGCTGTCGCGCACGCACCGATCGCCGACGCCGTGGCCGCGGCGGGGCTGCACTGGCTGGTGCCGGCAGTGCGCGCGGGGGCAGCGCTGGCAGCGCTCGGCGCACTGCTGGCGCTGATCCTGGGGGTGTCGCGCACCACGCTGGCGATGGCTCGCGATCAGCATCTTCCGCCGGTGCTGGCCACCGTGCACCAGCCCTCCGGCGTCCCCCGCTACGCCGAGATCGCGGTCGGCACCGTGGTGGCCGTGCTGGCCGCTACCGTCGATCTGCGCGGTGCCATCGGCTTCTCGTCGTTCGGGGTGCTGGTGTACTACGCGATCGCCAACTGCGCGGCGCTGACCCTGGGACGACGGATGATCCCGGTGGTGGGCTTGGCGGGCTGCCTGCTGCTGGCGCTCACCCTGCCGCGGGCCGCGGTGCTTGCCGGGGCGGTGGTGCTGGCCGCCGGCGCCCTGATCTATCTGGTGCGCTCGAGGACCCGCCGAGATCGACGTTTTGGTGCGCGCTAG
- a CDS encoding oxygenase MpaB family protein: MTVLSTEQTRIRITHRTRRWHDREVTVADAMDFWSFAAGAANVVMQLSWPEVGHGVAESTVVSGSLMHHPWKRARTTFSYLAVAIMGTDADRLAYRTAVDGAHRQVRSTPQSPVRYSAFDRDLQMWVAACLYVGLEDTYQLLRGELTPEQAEMFYQSGATLGTTLQVQQDQWPATRAEFDDYWNAACERVAMDETVRGYLDDLLGLRMVTGALRPGSVPLLRFLTTGFLAPVFREALGVTWTDRRQRQFERLFLVVAFANRFLPRFIRQGGSYLLLTDIRRRVQRGKRLI; the protein is encoded by the coding sequence ATGACTGTGCTGAGCACCGAGCAAACGCGGATACGGATCACCCACCGAACCCGCCGCTGGCACGATCGCGAGGTGACGGTCGCCGACGCGATGGACTTCTGGTCGTTTGCCGCCGGCGCCGCCAACGTGGTGATGCAACTGTCGTGGCCTGAAGTGGGCCACGGCGTGGCCGAGTCGACGGTAGTGTCCGGCAGCCTGATGCACCACCCCTGGAAGCGGGCGCGAACCACATTCAGCTACCTTGCGGTGGCCATCATGGGCACCGACGCCGACCGCCTGGCTTATCGCACCGCGGTCGACGGCGCACATCGCCAGGTCCGATCCACTCCGCAAAGCCCGGTGCGCTACAGCGCCTTTGACCGCGACCTGCAGATGTGGGTGGCAGCCTGTCTGTACGTCGGGCTCGAAGACACCTACCAGCTGCTGCGCGGTGAGCTGACGCCCGAGCAAGCCGAGATGTTCTACCAGTCCGGCGCCACCTTGGGCACCACGCTGCAGGTCCAGCAAGACCAGTGGCCGGCAACACGGGCGGAGTTCGACGACTACTGGAACGCCGCCTGCGAACGTGTCGCCATGGATGAGACCGTGCGTGGCTACCTCGACGACCTCCTCGGGCTGCGCATGGTCACCGGCGCGCTGCGACCCGGATCTGTTCCGCTGCTGCGTTTCCTGACCACCGGCTTCTTGGCCCCGGTCTTCCGGGAAGCCCTGGGGGTGACCTGGACGGACCGCCGACAACGGCAATTCGAGCGCTTGTTCCTCGTGGTGGCGTTCGCCAACAGGTTCCTGCCGCGGTTCATCCGCCAGGGCGGAAGTTACCTGCTCCTCACCGATATCCGGCGACGAGTCCAACGGGGGAAAAGGCTGATCTGA
- the thiD gene encoding bifunctional hydroxymethylpyrimidine kinase/phosphomethylpyrimidine kinase, producing the protein MRFLPLTPPGQTPPRVMTIAGSDSGGGAGIEADMRTFALLGIHSCVTVTAVTVQNSVTVKSFHEIPVDIVAGQISAVVTDIGIGAAKTGMLASSEIITTVSDTWRAEGLHGTVPLVVDPVCASMHGDPLLRPSALGSMRTELFPIATLVTPNLDEVRLLVDIDVVDEATQRDAARALHDLGPQWALVKGGHLRTSATSADLLYNGTDFYEFSTDRLDTPHDHGAGDTLAAATASALAHGYSVPDAVQFAKGWVTECIRAAYPLGHGHGPVSALFRLAQ; encoded by the coding sequence ATGCGCTTCCTCCCGTTGACGCCGCCGGGCCAGACGCCGCCACGGGTGATGACGATCGCCGGCTCCGACTCCGGGGGCGGTGCCGGCATCGAGGCCGATATGCGGACGTTTGCCTTACTCGGCATACACAGCTGCGTCACGGTCACCGCGGTGACGGTGCAGAACTCGGTCACCGTGAAGTCCTTCCACGAGATTCCCGTCGACATCGTCGCGGGACAGATCAGCGCGGTGGTCACCGACATCGGCATCGGAGCCGCCAAAACCGGCATGCTGGCGTCATCGGAGATCATCACAACGGTGTCCGACACGTGGCGTGCCGAAGGTTTGCACGGCACCGTCCCCCTGGTCGTCGACCCGGTATGCGCCTCGATGCACGGTGACCCGCTGCTGCGGCCGAGTGCACTCGGTTCGATGCGGACCGAGCTGTTCCCGATCGCGACGCTGGTGACGCCCAATCTCGACGAGGTGCGGCTGCTCGTCGACATCGACGTCGTCGACGAGGCGACCCAACGTGATGCCGCGCGTGCACTACACGACCTGGGACCGCAGTGGGCGCTGGTCAAGGGCGGGCACCTGCGTACGTCGGCCACCAGCGCGGACCTGCTCTACAACGGCACCGATTTCTACGAGTTCTCCACCGATCGACTCGACACTCCTCATGACCACGGAGCGGGAGACACCCTCGCGGCGGCCACCGCATCCGCTCTGGCACATGGCTATTCGGTCCCTGATGCGGTCCAGTTCGCAAAAGGCTGGGTCACCGAATGCATCCGGGCGGCCTATCCGCTGGGCCACGGCCACGGCCCGGTCAGCGCGCTGTTCAGGCTTGCCCAGTGA